Proteins from a genomic interval of Equus quagga isolate Etosha38 chromosome 13, UCLA_HA_Equagga_1.0, whole genome shotgun sequence:
- the LOC124249766 gene encoding tigger transposable element-derived protein 1-like isoform X2 gives MKTIPHLQVSGKAPLGGIGLRHSARRDRKSITLHMKLEVLRRFEEGEKLTQIARALGLATSTVASIRVNKDKIRANSQAATPVSATQLTRCRGVVMGHMERLLSLWIEEQKRQNLPVSTLLIQDKARRLFAQLQHEQGDGTQVETFGASNGWFARFKMRHNVLLTDEPAVADAQAAAQYPPVLRTILEEGQYSPSQVFNVDETGLFWKRLPERMLLALEGAAGPGPKASKDHLTLLLGGNAAGDFKLKPLLVYPSENPRALRGCSKSSLPVVWRSNRNDWLTPSIFQEWFTGCFCPAVESYCASHGLPHRALLLLDGAPCHPAHLGSLSAHVRVEFLPKNTSALIQPMNQGIIAAFKAHYLHRMLSQLVQETAGEDRPSVREFWRSYTVITAVDNIAEAWAELQPATMNSAWRKLWPECVPTGAPEPNAVPQLHRSIMALASHVGLGDMAEADVTCLLQAHGEPLPRGIPQDAEDGDASASELPWEVGKGLASRRPEPDLTGPVVGAGTKEEAGVGAPSPEHLAQALSHFAAGLRVLTENDPNRERSLRVSRGVHCALARLRELHRERRRQDQAATSSGGPVVLATRELAGSLHSPQDRFLNIYNGSSCVHTGIYARRGKQ, from the exons ATGAAGACAATCCCCCACCTGCAGGTATCAGGGAAGGCGCCCCTTGGTGGGATTGGCCTCCGTCACAGTGCCAGGCGGGACCGGAAGTCCATCACCCTGCATATGAAGTTGGAGGTGCTTCGGAGGTTTGAGGAGGGTGAGAAGCTGACACAGATTGCccgggccctggggctggccaccTCCACTGTCGCCTCTATCCGCGTCAACAAGGACAAGATCCGTGCCAATTCTCAGGCAGCCACACCTGTCAGTGCCACACAGCTCACCCGCTGCCGGGGTGTGGTGATGGGCCACATGGAACGCTTGCTGAGCCTGTGGATTGAGGAGCAGAAGCGGCAGAACCTGCCCGTCAGCACACTGCTTATCCAGGACAAAGCACGTCGGCTCTTTGCGCAGCTGCAGCACGAGCAGGGTGATGGCACCCAGGTCGAGACTTTCGGGGCCAGCAATGGCTGGTTTGCCCGTTTCAAGATGCGCCACAATGTGCTGTTGACAGATGAGCCAGCTGTGGCTGATGCCCAGGCTGCAGCCCAGTATCCCCCAGTGCTGCGCACCATTCTGGAGGAAGGCCAGTACTCACCAAGCCAAGTCTTCAACGTGGATGAGACGGGCCTGTTCTGGAAGCGGCTGCCTGAGCGCATGCTGCTGGCACTGGAGGgggcagctgggcctgggcccaAGGCCTCTAAGGACCATCTGACCCTGCTGCTCGGTggtaatgcagctggtgacttcaAGCTGAAGCCCCTGCTAGTGTACCCCTCAGAGAACCCACGCGCCCTCAGGGGCTGCTCCAAGTCCAGCTTGCCTGTGGTCTGGCGCTCCAACCGCAATGATTGGCTGACGCCCAGCATCTTCCAAGAGTGGTTCACTGGCTGTTTCTGCCCTGCTGTGGAGAGCTACTGTGCCAGCCACGGCCTCCCGCACCGTGCCCTGCTGCTCCTGGATGGTGCGCCCTGCCACCCTGCCCACCTGGGTAGCCTCTCGGCCCATGTGCGTGTCGAGTTCCTGCCCAAGAACACATCAGCCCTGATCCAGCCCATGAACCAGGGCATCATCGCTGCCTTCAAGGCCCATTACCTGCACCGCATGCTCAGCCAGCTGGTCCAGGAAACGGCTGGTGAGGACCGGCCCTCTGTGCGGGAGTTCTGGCGCAGCTATACTGTCATAACCGCTGTAGACAATATTGCCGAGGCCTGGGCAGAGCTGCAGCCTGCCACCATGAATAGTGCCTGGAGGAAGCTGTGGCCTGAGTGCGTGCCCACTGGTGCCCCTGAACCTAATGCTGTGCCCCAGCTCCACCGCAGCATTATGGCACTAGCAAGCCATGTGGGCCTTGGGGACATGGCTGAGGCTGATGTCACCTGCCTGCTCCAGGCCCATGGGGAGCCCCTGCCCCGGGGCATCCCTCAAGATGCAGAGGATGGGGACGCCAGTGCCTCTGAGCTGCCCTGGGAGGTAGGGAAAGGCCTGGCCTCCAGAAGACCAGAGCCAGATCTTACAGGGCCTGTGGTTGGTGCAGGGACTAAGGAGGAAGCTGGTGTGGGTGCACCGAGCCCCGAGCACCTGGCCCAGGCCCTGTCCCACTTTGCTGCTGGCCTGCGGGTCCTCACAGAGAATGATCCCAACCGGGAGCGCAGCCTGCGTGTGTCCCGGGGTGTCCACTGTGCCCTTGCCCGCCTCCGGGAGCTGCACCGGGAAAGGAGGCGACAAGATCAGGCAGCTACATCCTCAGGAGGCCCCGTCGTGTTGGCAACGAGGGAGTTGGCTGGAAGCCTGCACTCACCCCAG GATCGTTTTCTGAACATTTATAACGGCAGCTCCTGTGTACACACAGGCATATACGCCCGCAGAG GAAAACAGTGA
- the LOC124249766 gene encoding tigger transposable element-derived protein 1-like isoform X1 has translation MKTIPHLQVSGKAPLGGIGLRHSARRDRKSITLHMKLEVLRRFEEGEKLTQIARALGLATSTVASIRVNKDKIRANSQAATPVSATQLTRCRGVVMGHMERLLSLWIEEQKRQNLPVSTLLIQDKARRLFAQLQHEQGDGTQVETFGASNGWFARFKMRHNVLLTDEPAVADAQAAAQYPPVLRTILEEGQYSPSQVFNVDETGLFWKRLPERMLLALEGAAGPGPKASKDHLTLLLGGNAAGDFKLKPLLVYPSENPRALRGCSKSSLPVVWRSNRNDWLTPSIFQEWFTGCFCPAVESYCASHGLPHRALLLLDGAPCHPAHLGSLSAHVRVEFLPKNTSALIQPMNQGIIAAFKAHYLHRMLSQLVQETAGEDRPSVREFWRSYTVITAVDNIAEAWAELQPATMNSAWRKLWPECVPTGAPEPNAVPQLHRSIMALASHVGLGDMAEADVTCLLQAHGEPLPRGIPQDAEDGDASASELPWEVGKGLASRRPEPDLTGPVVGAGTKEEAGVGAPSPEHLAQALSHFAAGLRVLTENDPNRERSLRVSRGVHCALARLRELHRERRRQDQAATSSGGPVVLATRELAGSLHSPQDRFLNIYNGSSCVHTGIYARRVPAV, from the exons ATGAAGACAATCCCCCACCTGCAGGTATCAGGGAAGGCGCCCCTTGGTGGGATTGGCCTCCGTCACAGTGCCAGGCGGGACCGGAAGTCCATCACCCTGCATATGAAGTTGGAGGTGCTTCGGAGGTTTGAGGAGGGTGAGAAGCTGACACAGATTGCccgggccctggggctggccaccTCCACTGTCGCCTCTATCCGCGTCAACAAGGACAAGATCCGTGCCAATTCTCAGGCAGCCACACCTGTCAGTGCCACACAGCTCACCCGCTGCCGGGGTGTGGTGATGGGCCACATGGAACGCTTGCTGAGCCTGTGGATTGAGGAGCAGAAGCGGCAGAACCTGCCCGTCAGCACACTGCTTATCCAGGACAAAGCACGTCGGCTCTTTGCGCAGCTGCAGCACGAGCAGGGTGATGGCACCCAGGTCGAGACTTTCGGGGCCAGCAATGGCTGGTTTGCCCGTTTCAAGATGCGCCACAATGTGCTGTTGACAGATGAGCCAGCTGTGGCTGATGCCCAGGCTGCAGCCCAGTATCCCCCAGTGCTGCGCACCATTCTGGAGGAAGGCCAGTACTCACCAAGCCAAGTCTTCAACGTGGATGAGACGGGCCTGTTCTGGAAGCGGCTGCCTGAGCGCATGCTGCTGGCACTGGAGGgggcagctgggcctgggcccaAGGCCTCTAAGGACCATCTGACCCTGCTGCTCGGTggtaatgcagctggtgacttcaAGCTGAAGCCCCTGCTAGTGTACCCCTCAGAGAACCCACGCGCCCTCAGGGGCTGCTCCAAGTCCAGCTTGCCTGTGGTCTGGCGCTCCAACCGCAATGATTGGCTGACGCCCAGCATCTTCCAAGAGTGGTTCACTGGCTGTTTCTGCCCTGCTGTGGAGAGCTACTGTGCCAGCCACGGCCTCCCGCACCGTGCCCTGCTGCTCCTGGATGGTGCGCCCTGCCACCCTGCCCACCTGGGTAGCCTCTCGGCCCATGTGCGTGTCGAGTTCCTGCCCAAGAACACATCAGCCCTGATCCAGCCCATGAACCAGGGCATCATCGCTGCCTTCAAGGCCCATTACCTGCACCGCATGCTCAGCCAGCTGGTCCAGGAAACGGCTGGTGAGGACCGGCCCTCTGTGCGGGAGTTCTGGCGCAGCTATACTGTCATAACCGCTGTAGACAATATTGCCGAGGCCTGGGCAGAGCTGCAGCCTGCCACCATGAATAGTGCCTGGAGGAAGCTGTGGCCTGAGTGCGTGCCCACTGGTGCCCCTGAACCTAATGCTGTGCCCCAGCTCCACCGCAGCATTATGGCACTAGCAAGCCATGTGGGCCTTGGGGACATGGCTGAGGCTGATGTCACCTGCCTGCTCCAGGCCCATGGGGAGCCCCTGCCCCGGGGCATCCCTCAAGATGCAGAGGATGGGGACGCCAGTGCCTCTGAGCTGCCCTGGGAGGTAGGGAAAGGCCTGGCCTCCAGAAGACCAGAGCCAGATCTTACAGGGCCTGTGGTTGGTGCAGGGACTAAGGAGGAAGCTGGTGTGGGTGCACCGAGCCCCGAGCACCTGGCCCAGGCCCTGTCCCACTTTGCTGCTGGCCTGCGGGTCCTCACAGAGAATGATCCCAACCGGGAGCGCAGCCTGCGTGTGTCCCGGGGTGTCCACTGTGCCCTTGCCCGCCTCCGGGAGCTGCACCGGGAAAGGAGGCGACAAGATCAGGCAGCTACATCCTCAGGAGGCCCCGTCGTGTTGGCAACGAGGGAGTTGGCTGGAAGCCTGCACTCACCCCAG GATCGTTTTCTGAACATTTATAACGGCAGCTCCTGTGTACACACAGGCATATACGCCCGCAGAG TTCCTGCCGTGTGA
- the LOC124249766 gene encoding tigger transposable element-derived protein 1-like isoform X3: MKTIPHLQVSGKAPLGGIGLRHSARRDRKSITLHMKLEVLRRFEEGEKLTQIARALGLATSTVASIRVNKDKIRANSQAATPVSATQLTRCRGVVMGHMERLLSLWIEEQKRQNLPVSTLLIQDKARRLFAQLQHEQGDGTQVETFGASNGWFARFKMRHNVLLTDEPAVADAQAAAQYPPVLRTILEEGQYSPSQVFNVDETGLFWKRLPERMLLALEGAAGPGPKASKDHLTLLLGGNAAGDFKLKPLLVYPSENPRALRGCSKSSLPVVWRSNRNDWLTPSIFQEWFTGCFCPAVESYCASHGLPHRALLLLDGAPCHPAHLGSLSAHVRVEFLPKNTSALIQPMNQGIIAAFKAHYLHRMLSQLVQETAGEDRPSVREFWRSYTVITAVDNIAEAWAELQPATMNSAWRKLWPECVPTGAPEPNAVPQLHRSIMALASHVGLGDMAEADVTCLLQAHGEPLPRGIPQDAEDGDASASELPWEVGKGLASRRPEPDLTGPVVGAGTKEEAGVGAPSPEHLAQALSHFAAGLRVLTENDPNRERSLRVSRGVHCALARLRELHRERRRQDQAATSSGGPVVLATRELAGSLHSPQDCQLGICFSGSFSEHL; encoded by the exons ATGAAGACAATCCCCCACCTGCAGGTATCAGGGAAGGCGCCCCTTGGTGGGATTGGCCTCCGTCACAGTGCCAGGCGGGACCGGAAGTCCATCACCCTGCATATGAAGTTGGAGGTGCTTCGGAGGTTTGAGGAGGGTGAGAAGCTGACACAGATTGCccgggccctggggctggccaccTCCACTGTCGCCTCTATCCGCGTCAACAAGGACAAGATCCGTGCCAATTCTCAGGCAGCCACACCTGTCAGTGCCACACAGCTCACCCGCTGCCGGGGTGTGGTGATGGGCCACATGGAACGCTTGCTGAGCCTGTGGATTGAGGAGCAGAAGCGGCAGAACCTGCCCGTCAGCACACTGCTTATCCAGGACAAAGCACGTCGGCTCTTTGCGCAGCTGCAGCACGAGCAGGGTGATGGCACCCAGGTCGAGACTTTCGGGGCCAGCAATGGCTGGTTTGCCCGTTTCAAGATGCGCCACAATGTGCTGTTGACAGATGAGCCAGCTGTGGCTGATGCCCAGGCTGCAGCCCAGTATCCCCCAGTGCTGCGCACCATTCTGGAGGAAGGCCAGTACTCACCAAGCCAAGTCTTCAACGTGGATGAGACGGGCCTGTTCTGGAAGCGGCTGCCTGAGCGCATGCTGCTGGCACTGGAGGgggcagctgggcctgggcccaAGGCCTCTAAGGACCATCTGACCCTGCTGCTCGGTggtaatgcagctggtgacttcaAGCTGAAGCCCCTGCTAGTGTACCCCTCAGAGAACCCACGCGCCCTCAGGGGCTGCTCCAAGTCCAGCTTGCCTGTGGTCTGGCGCTCCAACCGCAATGATTGGCTGACGCCCAGCATCTTCCAAGAGTGGTTCACTGGCTGTTTCTGCCCTGCTGTGGAGAGCTACTGTGCCAGCCACGGCCTCCCGCACCGTGCCCTGCTGCTCCTGGATGGTGCGCCCTGCCACCCTGCCCACCTGGGTAGCCTCTCGGCCCATGTGCGTGTCGAGTTCCTGCCCAAGAACACATCAGCCCTGATCCAGCCCATGAACCAGGGCATCATCGCTGCCTTCAAGGCCCATTACCTGCACCGCATGCTCAGCCAGCTGGTCCAGGAAACGGCTGGTGAGGACCGGCCCTCTGTGCGGGAGTTCTGGCGCAGCTATACTGTCATAACCGCTGTAGACAATATTGCCGAGGCCTGGGCAGAGCTGCAGCCTGCCACCATGAATAGTGCCTGGAGGAAGCTGTGGCCTGAGTGCGTGCCCACTGGTGCCCCTGAACCTAATGCTGTGCCCCAGCTCCACCGCAGCATTATGGCACTAGCAAGCCATGTGGGCCTTGGGGACATGGCTGAGGCTGATGTCACCTGCCTGCTCCAGGCCCATGGGGAGCCCCTGCCCCGGGGCATCCCTCAAGATGCAGAGGATGGGGACGCCAGTGCCTCTGAGCTGCCCTGGGAGGTAGGGAAAGGCCTGGCCTCCAGAAGACCAGAGCCAGATCTTACAGGGCCTGTGGTTGGTGCAGGGACTAAGGAGGAAGCTGGTGTGGGTGCACCGAGCCCCGAGCACCTGGCCCAGGCCCTGTCCCACTTTGCTGCTGGCCTGCGGGTCCTCACAGAGAATGATCCCAACCGGGAGCGCAGCCTGCGTGTGTCCCGGGGTGTCCACTGTGCCCTTGCCCGCCTCCGGGAGCTGCACCGGGAAAGGAGGCGACAAGATCAGGCAGCTACATCCTCAGGAGGCCCCGTCGTGTTGGCAACGAGGGAGTTGGCTGGAAGCCTGCACTCACCCCAG GATTGCCAGCTGGGGATTTGTTTTTCAGGATCGTTTTCTGAACATTTATAA